One genomic segment of Pseudorca crassidens isolate mPseCra1 chromosome X, mPseCra1.hap1, whole genome shotgun sequence includes these proteins:
- the SPIN4 gene encoding spindlin-4 codes for MSPPTVPPMGVDGVSAYLMKKRHTHRKQRRKPTFLTRRNIVGCRIQHGWKEGNEPVEQWKGTVLEQVSVKPTLYIIKYDGKDSVYGLELHRDKRVLALEILPERVPTPRIDSRLADSLIGKAVGHVFEGEHGTKDEWKGMVLARAPVMDTWFYITYEKDPVLYMYTLLDDYKAGDLRIIPDSNYYFPTAEREPGEVVDSLVGKQVEHAKDDGSKRTGIFIHQVVAKPSVYFIKFDDDIHIYVYGLVKNP; via the coding sequence ATGTCGCCCCCAACAGTGCCTCCGATGGGCGTAGATGGTGTGTCCGCATACCTGATGAAGAAAAGGCACACCCACAGGAAACAGCGGCGCAAGCCCACTTTCCTCACCCGTAGGAACATTGTGGGCTGTCGCATTCAACACGGCTGGAAGGAAGGCAACGAGCCTGTGGAGCAGTGGAAGGGCACCGTGCTTGAGCAGGTTTCCGTGAAGCCCACTCTCTATATCATCAAATATGATGGCAAAGATAGTGTGTATGGACTAGAACTGCACCGAGATAAGAGAGTTTTAGCGCTAGAGATCCTTCCTGAGAGAGTGCCAACTCCTCGCATTGATTCGCGCCTGGCAGATTCCCTGATTGGCAAGGCAGTGGGTCATGTGTTTGAGGGTGAGCACGGTACGAAAGATGAATGGAAGGGCATGGTCCTGGCGCGAGCCCCCGTGATGGACACTTGGTTTTACATCACCTACGAGAAAGATCCAGTCCTTTATATGTACACGCTGCTGGATGACTACAAAGCTGGTGACCTGCGCATCATTCCAGATTCCAACTACTATTTCCCTACAGCAGAACGGGAGCCTGGAGAAGTTGTCGACAGCCTTGTGGGCAAGCAGGTGGAGCACGCCAAAGATGATGGGTCCAAGAGAACCGGCATTTTCATCCATCAAGTGGTGGCCAAGCCATCTGTCTACTTCATTAAGTTTGATGATGATATTCACATTTATGTCTATGGTTTGGTGAAAAACCCCTAA